The proteins below come from a single Gimesia alba genomic window:
- a CDS encoding arylsulfatase, whose product MVCVPVPVQAAMKERPNIIFIMADDLGYGDLGCYGQKLIQTPHIDQLATQGMRFTQAYAGASVCTASRAVLMTGLHNGHTPARDNIPHYPTYLQETDVTIAEVLQKSGYLCGGVGKWSLGDAGTVGRATNQGFDMWFGYLNQDHAHYYFTEYLDDNEGRLELTGNRKSRQQYSHDLLTDRALKFIRKSAAQPFFLYAAYTLPHFSAKAEDPHGLAVPSTEPYSDRDWDAKSKKYAAMIHRLDRDVGQITRLIDELQLRERTLIIFTSDNGGHKGVPRQFRTNGPLRGFKRDLTEGGIRVPFIARWHGVIPAGKVSDTVIAFQDMLPTFAELARAPVPTGLDGLSVLQAFKCEPLPVKHDYLYWDYGHCRARYDQAVRWKHWKGIRHGQEGEIALYDLNQDLGESTDVAGKHPEVVQQIKKIMATATVPSERYPIGTLYRGKALWQP is encoded by the coding sequence ATGGTCTGCGTGCCAGTTCCGGTACAGGCTGCTATGAAAGAGCGTCCGAATATCATTTTCATCATGGCCGATGATCTGGGTTATGGCGATTTGGGTTGTTACGGACAGAAGCTGATCCAGACGCCTCACATCGATCAGTTGGCCACGCAGGGGATGCGCTTCACTCAAGCCTATGCAGGCGCTTCGGTCTGCACGGCGTCACGGGCTGTGCTAATGACCGGGCTGCACAACGGGCATACTCCCGCGCGGGACAATATCCCCCATTACCCGACCTACCTGCAGGAAACGGATGTCACCATCGCCGAGGTTCTGCAGAAGTCAGGTTACCTGTGTGGCGGCGTGGGAAAATGGTCGCTGGGAGATGCAGGCACTGTCGGACGGGCCACGAACCAGGGATTCGATATGTGGTTCGGCTACCTGAACCAGGACCACGCCCATTATTACTTCACCGAATATCTGGACGACAACGAAGGCCGCCTGGAACTGACGGGGAACCGCAAATCCCGTCAGCAATACAGTCACGATCTGCTGACGGACCGCGCGTTGAAATTCATTCGCAAGTCGGCCGCTCAGCCCTTCTTCCTCTATGCGGCTTATACGCTGCCCCACTTCTCCGCGAAAGCGGAAGACCCGCACGGCTTGGCAGTGCCATCGACCGAACCTTATTCGGACCGGGACTGGGATGCCAAATCAAAAAAATATGCCGCGATGATTCATCGACTGGATCGGGATGTGGGACAGATCACACGCCTCATCGATGAGCTCCAGTTACGCGAGCGAACGCTGATTATTTTTACCAGCGACAACGGAGGCCACAAAGGCGTTCCCAGGCAGTTCCGAACGAACGGGCCGTTGCGGGGTTTTAAACGGGATCTCACGGAAGGAGGCATTCGCGTGCCCTTCATTGCACGCTGGCACGGCGTCATTCCTGCAGGCAAAGTGAGCGACACAGTCATCGCCTTCCAGGACATGCTGCCCACGTTTGCAGAACTGGCGAGGGCCCCGGTTCCCACGGGCCTGGATGGCCTGTCTGTGCTCCAGGCATTCAAGTGCGAGCCTCTACCGGTGAAACATGACTATCTCTACTGGGACTACGGTCACTGCCGGGCTCGCTATGATCAGGCGGTGCGCTGGAAGCACTGGAAAGGAATTCGCCACGGCCAGGAGGGAGAGATCGCCCTCTATGATTTGAATCAGGATCTGGGAGAATCCACGGATGTCGCGGGAAAACATCCCGAGGTCGTGCAACAGATCAAAAAGATCATGGCGACCGCGACAGTGCCCAGTGAACGCTATCCCATCGGCACGCTATACCGCGGGAAAGCACTGTGGCAGCCCTGA
- a CDS encoding sulfatase-like hydrolase/transferase — protein MLICLVLQAAEKHPPNIVLILADDLGYGDLGCYGNRHVRTPHIDRLAASGLKFTDFHSAGAMCTPTRTAMLTGQYQQRFGSEFEGALSGKADREIGLPHQAVTMAELLKQRGYATACFGKWHLGYQPPWLPTSQGFDLFRGLASGDGDHHTHIDRSGNEDWWHNNAIQMEEGYTSDLLSRYSVEFIEANRMRPFFLYVPHLAIHFPWQGPKDPPYRKAGQPYHADKWGIIPDPANVSPHTRAMIESLDQSVGQILSTIQRLRLEKNTLVIFTSDNGGYLNYGKQFHHISSNGPLRGQKGTLYEGGHRVPCLMSWPGTIRTGVTNQTAHSIDLLPTFSNVAGIPAADYQTDGIDLSPLWKSERSLDNRNLFWRMGNRRAIRSGQWKLCVTNNRNELFNLEVDVGEQQNLAAAHPEIVNKLNQNLKGWEADVDTSAQKLKN, from the coding sequence GTGTTGATATGCCTGGTTTTGCAGGCGGCTGAGAAACATCCGCCAAATATTGTTTTGATTCTAGCCGATGATCTTGGTTACGGTGATCTGGGTTGCTACGGAAACCGTCACGTCCGCACTCCCCACATCGATCGACTGGCTGCGAGCGGATTAAAGTTTACCGATTTCCATTCCGCCGGTGCCATGTGTACGCCAACCCGGACCGCGATGCTCACGGGGCAGTACCAGCAGCGTTTTGGATCTGAGTTTGAGGGAGCTTTATCAGGGAAAGCAGATCGCGAGATCGGGCTCCCCCACCAGGCGGTGACCATGGCCGAGCTGCTGAAACAGCGAGGGTATGCGACCGCCTGTTTCGGGAAGTGGCACCTGGGCTACCAGCCTCCCTGGCTGCCCACCAGTCAGGGATTTGATCTGTTTCGAGGTCTGGCCTCGGGGGACGGGGACCATCACACTCACATCGATCGCTCAGGCAATGAGGACTGGTGGCACAACAACGCGATCCAGATGGAAGAAGGTTACACCTCCGACCTGTTGAGCAGATACAGCGTAGAGTTCATCGAAGCCAATCGCATGCGGCCCTTCTTTCTCTATGTACCGCATCTGGCGATTCACTTTCCCTGGCAGGGGCCAAAAGATCCGCCTTATCGGAAAGCGGGACAGCCTTACCATGCAGACAAATGGGGCATCATTCCCGATCCGGCAAATGTCAGTCCGCATACGCGGGCGATGATCGAATCCCTGGATCAGAGCGTGGGACAGATACTGTCTACGATCCAACGTCTGCGACTGGAGAAGAATACGCTCGTCATCTTCACTTCGGATAATGGTGGCTATCTCAACTATGGAAAACAGTTTCACCACATCTCCAGTAACGGTCCCCTGCGCGGTCAGAAGGGGACGCTGTACGAAGGCGGGCATCGCGTGCCCTGCCTGATGTCATGGCCGGGAACGATTCGAACCGGAGTAACAAATCAGACCGCTCATTCCATTGACCTGCTCCCCACCTTTTCGAACGTGGCAGGGATACCAGCGGCGGACTACCAGACCGACGGCATCGACCTCTCGCCACTCTGGAAGTCGGAACGCTCATTAGATAACCGTAACCTGTTCTGGCGGATGGGAAACCGCCGCGCGATCCGCAGTGGACAATGGAAGCTCTGTGTGACCAACAATCGCAACGAGTTGTTTAACCTGGAAGTCGATGTCGGCGAACAGCAGAACCTGGCGGCGGCGCACCCGGAAATTGTCAACAAACTGAACCAGAATTTAAAGGGATGGGAAGCGGATGTGGATACGAGCGCTCAGAAACTTAAAAACTGA